A DNA window from Vicinamibacterales bacterium contains the following coding sequences:
- a CDS encoding carboxypeptidase-like regulatory domain-containing protein has protein sequence MVSALFVLAQLVIGAAPTPDLHAPIVSGRVIDADSGHPVAGALVTPYGSAVVAPGTVILTNGTGQFAIRGLRAGSLVVIARKGGYIDAARGQTRPAGVSLPLRVAADGRYADIDVRMWRHGVITGTVVDEGGDPVIGATVRAYKGVKAGGRSTYSESGSATTDDRGVYRIAQLVPGNYLVGFVVKQTSIPADVMDVFFGGASTRAERDALGREMKSIDAAVVPAGSRYATSVDAVTMPLDPGTATPTSRGDGFFVYPTMFHPSARTPAEAAPVVVRSGLERANIDLQLRLERTVRVSGMLVAPDGLAAHVPVRLTAAGDDTIGPLDVAVTMTDATGAFTFAGVTPGQYVLSAVRLPRPPPDPPNDSTMTIQAGAAAIAPRPPPASALAPPPPVPADATLSARLPIAVGEGDVTDANVPLQEAPRMSGRLEFDGVADPPDPTLVANLRIQLVPSDGSPAGAGLAQESGHPDGFGGFTTVGVPSGRYIVQVNGLPLPGWTFKGAQFEGRDLADTPIDLTRDVTGVVLSFTDRPASIDGTVRSGMRPDPEAVIAAYPVDEAAWSDAGPAARRIKVAHAAADGTFTIANVPAGDYYVVAVTEDPPSWQDPALLRALAPAARQVRVLDGGRSAVTLRTVAAK, from the coding sequence GTGGTCTCTGCGCTCTTCGTGCTGGCGCAGCTCGTAATCGGCGCTGCGCCGACTCCCGATCTCCACGCACCAATCGTCAGCGGACGCGTGATCGATGCCGACAGCGGACATCCGGTCGCCGGCGCGCTGGTCACGCCGTACGGGAGCGCGGTCGTTGCGCCCGGAACCGTCATCCTCACCAACGGCACCGGCCAGTTCGCCATTCGCGGCCTGCGGGCCGGCTCGCTCGTGGTCATCGCGCGCAAGGGCGGCTACATCGACGCTGCACGCGGCCAGACGCGGCCGGCCGGCGTATCGCTGCCGCTGCGCGTCGCCGCCGACGGGCGATACGCCGATATCGACGTGCGCATGTGGCGCCACGGCGTGATCACCGGAACGGTGGTGGACGAGGGCGGCGACCCGGTGATCGGCGCTACCGTCCGCGCATATAAGGGTGTCAAGGCCGGCGGCCGCTCGACGTACAGCGAGTCCGGCAGCGCGACGACCGACGATCGAGGCGTGTACCGAATCGCGCAGCTCGTGCCCGGCAATTATCTCGTCGGGTTCGTCGTGAAACAGACATCGATCCCCGCCGACGTCATGGACGTCTTCTTCGGCGGCGCCTCCACCCGCGCCGAACGCGACGCGCTCGGCCGCGAGATGAAGTCGATCGATGCCGCCGTGGTGCCGGCGGGCTCGCGCTACGCCACATCGGTTGACGCGGTGACGATGCCCCTCGACCCCGGCACCGCCACGCCAACGTCGCGCGGCGACGGGTTCTTCGTGTATCCGACGATGTTCCATCCGTCGGCGCGCACGCCGGCCGAGGCCGCTCCCGTTGTCGTCCGCTCCGGGCTGGAGCGTGCCAACATCGACCTGCAGCTCCGCCTCGAGCGGACCGTGCGCGTCAGCGGCATGCTCGTCGCGCCCGATGGTCTTGCGGCGCACGTGCCGGTGCGCCTGACGGCGGCCGGCGACGACACGATCGGTCCGCTCGACGTCGCGGTCACCATGACCGATGCGACAGGGGCGTTCACGTTCGCGGGCGTCACGCCGGGACAGTACGTGCTTTCGGCCGTGCGGCTGCCCCGCCCGCCGCCCGATCCGCCCAACGACTCGACGATGACGATTCAGGCCGGCGCCGCGGCAATCGCCCCACGCCCGCCGCCCGCAAGCGCACTCGCCCCGCCGCCGCCCGTTCCTGCCGACGCCACCCTGTCGGCCCGATTGCCCATCGCTGTCGGCGAGGGAGACGTCACCGACGCGAACGTGCCGCTGCAGGAGGCGCCGCGCATGAGTGGGCGGCTGGAATTCGACGGCGTGGCGGATCCGCCCGATCCCACGCTGGTGGCAAACCTGCGGATACAGCTCGTTCCTTCTGACGGCTCGCCGGCCGGGGCGGGACTCGCACAGGAGAGCGGCCATCCCGACGGCTTCGGCGGCTTCACCACGGTGGGCGTTCCGTCCGGCCGCTACATCGTCCAGGTCAACGGCCTGCCGCTCCCCGGTTGGACGTTCAAAGGCGCCCAGTTCGAGGGCCGCGATCTCGCCGACACGCCGATCGACTTGACCAGGGACGTCACCGGCGTCGTGCTCTCGTTCACGGATCGCCCAGCCTCGATCGACGGCACCGTGCGCAGCGGTATGCGGCCAGATCCCGAGGCGGTCATCGCCGCGTATCCCGTTGACGAAGCCGCTTGGAGCGATGCCGGGCCGGCTGCCCGCCGGATCAAGGTGGCGCACGCCGCGGCCGATGGCACGTTCACGATCGCGAACGTGCCGGCCGGCGACTACTACGTGGTGGCCGTCACCGAAGATCCGCCAAGCTGGCAGGATCCGGCGCTGCTGCGCGCACTGGCACCGGCCGCGCGACAGGTTCGCGTCCTCGACGGGGGCCGTTCGGCGGTCACGCTGAGGACGGTGGCGGCGAAGTGA
- a CDS encoding carboxypeptidase-like regulatory domain-containing protein, which translates to MRRAALLALAASLPFTTSVAAQPSRDARRPATGAAVLTGTIVSDEFTPHPIRHARVVCAASDRPASVTAITDEQGRFTCARLPAGRYVISVTRDGWVGAAYGAARPLRPGSAVPLADGQRADVVLRMVRGAVITGTVLDERGQPAAGASVVALRATTIEGQRRMIATGSAGLTDDRGVYRIYGLAPGDYFVSAGPSGSALSLQDALTAQSDGRERHVALASTYYPGTAVPLEAAPIHLAASEERTDVDFALEIVPSAQVDGTLMMPDGTAPPPAAQLSLVPGGAAAIEGLAFAGLKTTRPDSQGVFSFSGVVPGEYTLLARLAATPVLWASTQIVVQGDPVSGLALALQPALSIAGTVRLEGSEGSRPPFGLGSIRIVCEPVQALGDIGLAPDAVLVDADGRFVVRGVVPGRYRLLAALPAAAKKGGWIQRAGVINGADTLDVPAAIAQSAGDAFVTLTDRAAHLSGRLPDSDGTAPSATTVVLFPTDPALRVPRSRRIQAVRADAAGAFAFDGLPPGDYLIALAEDVEPGEWQDPAFLARLVSGAVAVALGEGESRTAVLRPRMVAAVR; encoded by the coding sequence GTGAGACGCGCGGCGCTGCTGGCGCTCGCCGCCAGTCTGCCTTTCACGACCAGCGTGGCGGCGCAGCCATCGCGCGATGCGCGGCGTCCTGCGACGGGAGCGGCCGTGCTCACCGGCACCATCGTCAGCGATGAGTTCACGCCACATCCGATCCGCCACGCGCGCGTCGTGTGCGCCGCCTCGGACCGGCCCGCCTCGGTGACCGCGATCACCGACGAGCAGGGCCGCTTCACCTGCGCGCGGCTGCCGGCGGGACGCTACGTCATCAGCGTCACGCGCGACGGCTGGGTGGGCGCCGCGTACGGCGCCGCCCGCCCGCTTCGACCCGGATCGGCGGTTCCCCTCGCCGACGGGCAACGCGCCGACGTCGTCCTTCGCATGGTCCGCGGCGCTGTGATTACCGGGACGGTGCTCGACGAACGAGGTCAGCCGGCGGCCGGCGCGAGCGTCGTGGCGCTGCGGGCGACGACGATCGAGGGTCAGCGCCGGATGATCGCGACCGGATCTGCGGGACTCACCGACGATCGCGGCGTCTACCGGATCTATGGGCTGGCGCCCGGCGACTACTTCGTCAGCGCGGGTCCGTCCGGGTCGGCGCTTTCGCTCCAGGACGCGCTGACGGCGCAGAGTGACGGTCGCGAACGCCACGTTGCCCTGGCCTCCACCTATTACCCCGGCACGGCCGTTCCTCTAGAGGCCGCGCCGATCCACCTCGCCGCCAGCGAGGAACGTACGGACGTCGATTTCGCGCTGGAGATCGTGCCGTCGGCGCAGGTCGACGGAACGCTGATGATGCCCGACGGCACGGCGCCGCCGCCGGCGGCGCAACTGTCGCTCGTGCCGGGCGGCGCAGCGGCCATCGAGGGTCTGGCGTTCGCCGGGCTGAAGACGACGCGGCCCGACAGCCAGGGTGTCTTCTCGTTCAGCGGCGTCGTGCCCGGCGAGTACACGCTGCTCGCGCGGCTGGCGGCAACGCCGGTGCTCTGGGCGTCGACGCAGATCGTGGTGCAGGGGGATCCGGTATCGGGCCTGGCGCTCGCGCTCCAGCCCGCATTGTCGATCGCCGGAACGGTGAGGCTCGAGGGGTCCGAAGGCTCCCGGCCGCCGTTCGGCCTCGGATCGATCCGGATCGTGTGCGAACCGGTTCAGGCGCTTGGGGACATCGGCCTTGCACCGGACGCCGTGCTGGTCGACGCCGACGGGCGCTTCGTCGTCCGCGGCGTCGTGCCCGGACGCTACCGACTCCTTGCCGCGCTTCCGGCGGCGGCGAAGAAAGGCGGTTGGATTCAGCGGGCCGGCGTCATCAACGGCGCCGACACGCTCGACGTGCCGGCGGCTATCGCCCAGTCGGCCGGCGATGCATTCGTCACGCTGACCGATCGCGCCGCGCACCTTTCGGGCCGCCTGCCGGACAGCGATGGCACCGCGCCATCCGCCACCACCGTCGTGCTGTTCCCCACCGACCCGGCGCTGCGCGTGCCGCGATCGCGCCGGATCCAGGCGGTGCGCGCCGACGCCGCAGGCGCGTTCGCCTTCGACGGCCTTCCGCCAGGCGACTATCTCATCGCGCTCGCGGAAGATGTCGAGCCAGGCGAGTGGCAGGACCCGGCGTTCCTGGCGCGGCTCGTGTCAGGCGCGGTGGCTGTCGCGCTCGGCGAAGGCGAATCGCGCACGGCAGTGCTGCGGCCGCGCATGGTCGCGGCCGTGAGGTGA
- a CDS encoding dienelactone hydrolase family protein produces the protein MIPLPRVDIMPTNDNPHAGQPALVRGPRPSEARLALIMVHGRGATAQSILTLADEFELEDVAYVAPQAAGHTWYPHSFLAPIGQNEPGISSGLAAIAAIVAALERDGIAADRIGLLGFSQGACLTLEYAARHARRYRGVFGLSGGLIGPPGTPRDYAGSLEGTPVLLGCSDTDPHIPLERVQESTAVLGRLGAAVDERIYPGMVHLVNADEIAAVLAILRA, from the coding sequence GTGATCCCGCTGCCGCGGGTCGACATCATGCCCACGAACGACAACCCACACGCCGGCCAGCCGGCTCTCGTGCGCGGCCCACGACCGTCGGAGGCGCGTCTCGCGCTGATCATGGTTCACGGCCGCGGCGCGACGGCGCAGAGCATCCTGACGCTCGCCGACGAGTTCGAGCTGGAAGACGTCGCCTATGTGGCGCCGCAAGCCGCCGGCCACACCTGGTATCCGCACTCGTTTCTCGCGCCCATCGGGCAGAACGAGCCCGGCATCAGCTCGGGCCTCGCGGCGATCGCGGCGATCGTCGCGGCGCTGGAGCGCGACGGCATCGCCGCGGATCGAATCGGCCTGCTCGGATTCTCGCAGGGGGCGTGCCTCACGCTCGAGTACGCCGCACGGCACGCGCGACGCTACCGCGGCGTATTCGGATTGAGCGGCGGCCTGATCGGTCCGCCGGGCACGCCGCGCGACTACGCCGGATCGCTCGAAGGCACGCCGGTGCTGCTCGGCTGCAGCGACACCGACCCGCACATACCGCTCGAGCGCGTTCAGGAATCGACCGCCGTGCTCGGACGTCTGGGCGCCGCGGTCGACGAGCGCATCTATCCGGGCATGGTGCATCTCGTCAACGCCGACGAGATCGCGGCCGTCCTGGCGATCCTCCGCGCGTAG
- a CDS encoding VOC family protein yields the protein MKKIQVQGLHHITLVGSTKQSAIDFWHGTLGMPFVFEQPNLGKPDENHLYFDPGDGRLLTVFTNESREDAGRHAPREIGCVEHVAFNVSRATFQQAPARLQARGVEFIQRDRGFMDSIYLHDPNGLKVELACYKFETPAGLRDVDVLMKAHELRVARGDHHIADEHLADAIELLLAARSPAAP from the coding sequence GTGAAGAAGATCCAGGTCCAGGGTCTGCACCACATCACGCTCGTCGGATCGACCAAGCAGAGCGCCATCGATTTCTGGCATGGGACGCTCGGCATGCCGTTCGTGTTCGAGCAGCCCAATCTCGGCAAGCCCGACGAGAATCATCTCTACTTCGATCCCGGCGACGGCCGGCTGCTGACGGTGTTCACCAACGAATCGCGCGAAGACGCCGGCCGCCACGCGCCCAGGGAGATCGGCTGCGTCGAGCACGTCGCGTTCAATGTGTCGCGCGCCACCTTCCAGCAAGCGCCGGCGCGGCTTCAGGCACGCGGCGTCGAGTTCATCCAGCGCGATCGCGGCTTCATGGACTCGATCTACCTGCACGACCCGAACGGTCTGAAAGTGGAGCTGGCCTGCTACAAGTTCGAGACGCCCGCCGGATTGCGCGACGTCGACGTGCTGATGAAGGCGCACGAACTCCGCGTCGCGCGCGGCGATCACCATATCGCCGACGAGCACCTGGCCGACGCGATCGAGCTGCTGCTCGCGGCGCGGTCGCCGGCGGCGCCGTAA
- a CDS encoding aldehyde dehydrogenase family protein: MTEQFSNYIDGEWVAGKTWAENRNPSDLSDVIGEYAQADAAQARAAIAAAVKAFPAWSTGSIQERANVLDRVGSDILARKDDIGRLLSREEGKTLPEGIGETVRAGQIFKFFAGEVLRLAGETLPSVRPGVEVEITREPLGVVGLITPWNFPIAIPAWKIAPALAFGNTVVFKPASWTPGCAWALADLLARAGLPPGVFNLVIGSGGTVGDTIVTHPDVTAISFTGSMDMGKSIAQKAVARMAKFQLEMGSKNPLVVLDDADLATAVGVALNGAYFSTGQRCTASSRLIVTAGIHDRFVESLTKRLEALKVDHALGAGTEVGPVVHQPQLEADLEYVAVGQKEGARLATGGARVARATEGYYMSPALFVEATNSMRIAREEIFGPVACVIRAADYDEALAIANDTDTGLSAGIVTTSLKHASHFKRHAQFGMVMVNLPTAGVDYHVPFGGRKASSYGPREQGRYAAEFYTTVKTTYIAP; encoded by the coding sequence ATGACCGAGCAGTTCAGCAACTACATCGACGGCGAGTGGGTCGCGGGGAAGACCTGGGCCGAGAACCGCAATCCTTCGGATCTCTCCGACGTCATCGGCGAATATGCGCAGGCCGATGCCGCCCAGGCGCGCGCGGCGATCGCCGCGGCGGTGAAGGCGTTTCCGGCCTGGTCGACCGGGTCGATCCAGGAGCGCGCCAACGTGCTCGACCGGGTCGGATCCGACATTCTCGCGCGCAAGGACGACATCGGGCGCCTGCTGTCGCGCGAAGAGGGAAAGACCCTGCCGGAAGGGATCGGCGAAACCGTGCGCGCCGGTCAGATCTTCAAGTTCTTCGCCGGAGAAGTGCTGCGGCTTGCCGGCGAGACGCTGCCGTCGGTGCGCCCGGGTGTCGAGGTCGAGATCACCCGCGAGCCGCTCGGCGTCGTCGGCCTGATCACCCCGTGGAATTTTCCGATCGCGATCCCGGCCTGGAAGATCGCGCCGGCGCTGGCATTCGGTAACACCGTCGTGTTCAAGCCCGCCTCCTGGACTCCGGGATGCGCGTGGGCCCTGGCCGATCTGCTCGCCCGGGCGGGTCTGCCGCCCGGCGTCTTCAATCTGGTGATCGGCTCGGGCGGCACCGTCGGCGACACGATCGTCACCCATCCAGACGTGACGGCGATCAGCTTCACCGGCTCGATGGACATGGGGAAGTCGATCGCGCAGAAGGCCGTCGCCCGGATGGCGAAGTTCCAGCTCGAGATGGGCAGCAAGAACCCGCTCGTCGTGCTCGACGACGCGGATCTGGCGACGGCGGTCGGCGTGGCGCTCAACGGCGCGTATTTTTCGACCGGCCAGCGCTGCACCGCATCTTCACGGCTGATCGTCACGGCCGGCATCCACGATCGCTTCGTCGAATCGCTGACGAAGCGGCTGGAGGCGCTGAAAGTCGACCATGCGCTTGGCGCCGGGACAGAAGTCGGGCCGGTCGTCCACCAGCCGCAGCTCGAGGCCGATCTCGAATATGTCGCGGTCGGCCAGAAGGAAGGCGCGCGGCTGGCGACCGGCGGCGCACGCGTGGCCCGCGCGACCGAGGGCTATTACATGTCGCCGGCGCTGTTCGTCGAGGCGACCAACAGCATGCGCATCGCCCGCGAAGAGATCTTCGGTCCGGTGGCGTGCGTGATCCGCGCCGCGGACTACGACGAGGCGCTGGCCATCGCCAACGACACCGACACCGGGCTGTCGGCCGGGATCGTCACGACGTCGCTCAAGCACGCGTCGCATTTCAAGCGCCACGCTCAGTTCGGGATGGTGATGGTGAACCTGCCGACGGCGGGCGTCGACTATCACGTGCCATTTGGCGGACGCAAGGCGTCGAGCTATGGTCCGCGCGAGCAGGGACGCTATGCGGCGGAGTTCTACACCACCGTGAAGACCACCTACATCGCGCCGTGA
- a CDS encoding fumarylacetoacetate hydrolase family protein produces the protein MARWVRSVDCLPGDAESATLVGRAWLPDAGGPSPVVVRGGDLFDLSGLAPTCAQLLELEDPVLAVRSAGSLTRIASVADALANSAAESHEPSRPRLLAPCDLQAIKASGVTFVASLLERVIEEQARGDARKAEAIRASIVSIIGENLRDIRPGSPQAAAVKDALIRQGVWSQYLEVGIGPDAEIFTKAQPLSAVGTGADIGIHPKSEWNNPEPEIVLAVDSRGRIAGATLGNDVNLRDFEGRSALLLGKAKDNNAAAAIGPFLRLFDAGFTLDTVRRCELTVKVTGPDGFGFTAHSSMAQISRDPTELVEHAMGRHHQYPDGMMLFLGTMFAPTIDRFGPGKGFTHAVGDIVEVATPSLGTLVNRVNHTDDIAPWTFGTAALMTNLARRGLLQT, from the coding sequence GTGGCACGTTGGGTACGTTCCGTCGATTGCCTGCCTGGGGACGCCGAATCCGCGACGCTGGTGGGGCGTGCCTGGCTGCCCGACGCCGGCGGACCGTCTCCCGTTGTCGTGCGCGGCGGCGATCTCTTCGACCTCTCGGGGCTCGCGCCGACCTGCGCGCAGCTGCTGGAGCTGGAGGATCCGGTGCTGGCGGTCCGCAGCGCGGGATCCCTGACGCGCATCGCCTCCGTCGCCGACGCCCTCGCGAATTCCGCGGCGGAGTCGCATGAGCCGAGCCGGCCCCGGCTGCTGGCCCCTTGCGATCTGCAGGCGATCAAGGCGAGCGGCGTGACGTTCGTGGCCAGCCTGCTCGAGCGCGTCATCGAGGAGCAGGCGCGCGGCGACGCCCGCAAGGCCGAGGCCATCCGAGCGTCAATCGTCTCGATCATCGGCGAGAACCTCCGTGACATCCGTCCGGGCTCGCCGCAGGCGGCAGCGGTGAAGGACGCGCTCATCCGGCAGGGGGTCTGGTCGCAATATCTCGAGGTGGGGATCGGGCCCGACGCCGAGATTTTCACGAAGGCGCAGCCGCTGTCCGCCGTCGGCACCGGCGCCGACATCGGCATCCATCCCAAGTCGGAATGGAACAACCCCGAGCCGGAGATCGTGCTGGCGGTCGACAGCCGCGGACGCATCGCCGGCGCGACGCTTGGCAACGACGTCAATCTCCGGGATTTCGAAGGGCGATCGGCGCTGCTGCTCGGCAAGGCCAAGGACAACAACGCCGCCGCGGCGATCGGCCCGTTCCTGCGGCTCTTCGACGCGGGATTCACCCTCGACACCGTGCGGCGCTGTGAGCTCACGGTGAAGGTGACGGGGCCCGACGGGTTCGGCTTCACCGCGCACAGCTCGATGGCCCAGATCAGCCGCGACCCGACCGAGCTGGTCGAGCACGCGATGGGACGGCATCACCAGTATCCGGATGGCATGATGCTGTTTCTCGGGACGATGTTCGCGCCCACCATCGATCGCTTCGGACCGGGAAAGGGATTCACCCACGCGGTCGGGGACATTGTCGAAGTGGCGACACCGTCGCTCGGCACGCTCGTCAACCGCGTGAACCACACGGACGATATTGCGCCGTGGACGTTCGGGACGGCGGCGCTGATGACCAATCTGGCACGACGAGGATTACTGCAGACATGA
- a CDS encoding outer membrane beta-barrel protein: MRRTRRAAAITFAILLASAPALPAQDRGLGVKGGVNVATQQVSGEADAPVPSVRIGAVVGAFYILPVASWLGLQVEGLYTAKGSKLESFGISSTAQIDYVEVPLLARVQLGTGHRHYYVEGGAAPAFRVRARAVTSFTGATESLDITEQVETIDLGVVGGGGIVLGAFSIDGRYTFGVRDVDADKTDSSRTKNRVLAVTAGYRF, from the coding sequence GTGAGGCGCACCCGGCGCGCTGCGGCCATCACGTTCGCGATCCTGCTGGCATCGGCGCCCGCGCTCCCCGCGCAGGATCGCGGCCTCGGCGTCAAGGGAGGCGTGAACGTCGCCACGCAACAGGTCAGCGGCGAGGCCGACGCACCCGTGCCCTCGGTGCGCATCGGCGCCGTCGTGGGGGCGTTCTACATACTGCCGGTCGCGTCGTGGCTCGGGTTACAGGTCGAAGGTCTGTACACGGCCAAGGGATCGAAGCTGGAGAGCTTCGGGATTTCGTCCACCGCGCAGATCGACTATGTCGAGGTGCCGCTCCTGGCGCGGGTGCAGTTGGGGACCGGCCACCGTCACTACTACGTCGAGGGTGGGGCCGCGCCGGCATTCCGCGTTCGGGCGCGGGCGGTCACGAGCTTCACGGGCGCGACCGAGTCGCTCGACATTACCGAGCAGGTGGAGACGATCGATCTGGGTGTCGTGGGCGGCGGCGGCATCGTGCTCGGCGCCTTCTCGATCGACGGCCGCTACACGTTCGGCGTGCGCGACGTCGACGCCGACAAGACCGACAGCAGCCGGACGAAGAACCGCGTGCTCGCGGTCACCGCCGGCTACCGGTTCTGA
- a CDS encoding DUF1501 domain-containing protein: MSMTRRDFVRGGVAAFTVSFAAPRFLNELALAQGSARRNLVVLYLSGGNDALSTLIPYTDAQYYARRPTLAVPAASVLQIGADSGGHPLGLHPRLTGLRTIFNAGRLAVLQRTGYANSSRSHFEGTDIWSTADPGSPAGFGWLGRYLDRLPAPLDPLTGWSTAGTIPQTLQARTTAVPAIPNAQTYAFASPNGGADAGFARDAATRIASHLPVDRPHLAFVNGTAQAAFATLDRVAQVGAYRPTVTYPNNGLGLALRTVAGAMVKQIGTRVFWVQTGGFDTHAGQGTNANGTYASLMGTLDGSLLAFYTDLVNQGLFGDTLVLQFSEFSRRIDENASQGTDHGAAGIMLALGGGVRGGLYGTAPNLRIASDNPTLENNGTDVHFDIDFRSAYATVIDRWLGGDAVSVLGGAFGGGPAFL; encoded by the coding sequence ATGTCGATGACCAGGCGTGATTTCGTGCGGGGCGGCGTGGCCGCCTTCACCGTCAGTTTCGCCGCGCCGCGTTTCCTCAACGAGCTGGCGCTGGCGCAGGGCAGCGCTCGGCGCAACCTGGTCGTGCTCTACTTGAGCGGCGGCAACGACGCGCTGAGCACGCTGATTCCGTACACCGACGCGCAGTACTACGCCCGTCGCCCGACCCTCGCTGTGCCGGCTGCGAGCGTGCTGCAGATCGGGGCCGACAGCGGCGGCCATCCGCTGGGGCTGCACCCGCGCCTCACCGGGCTGCGCACGATCTTCAATGCCGGGCGCCTCGCGGTCCTGCAGCGTACCGGCTACGCCAATTCCTCCCGCTCCCATTTCGAGGGCACCGACATCTGGTCCACTGCGGATCCCGGCTCGCCGGCAGGATTCGGCTGGCTCGGGCGTTACCTCGATCGGCTTCCGGCGCCGCTCGACCCGCTCACCGGCTGGTCGACGGCCGGCACGATACCGCAGACGCTGCAGGCGCGGACCACCGCGGTGCCTGCGATTCCCAACGCCCAGACGTACGCGTTCGCCAGCCCGAACGGCGGCGCCGACGCCGGCTTCGCGCGCGACGCCGCGACGCGCATCGCGTCGCATCTGCCGGTGGATCGGCCGCACCTGGCGTTCGTCAACGGGACCGCGCAGGCGGCGTTCGCCACGCTGGATCGCGTCGCGCAGGTCGGCGCGTATCGTCCGACGGTGACCTATCCGAACAACGGTCTCGGCCTGGCGCTGCGCACCGTTGCGGGCGCGATGGTGAAGCAGATCGGCACGCGCGTCTTCTGGGTCCAGACCGGCGGCTTCGATACCCACGCAGGCCAGGGCACCAACGCCAACGGCACCTACGCCAGCCTGATGGGGACGCTCGACGGCTCGCTGCTCGCCTTCTATACCGACCTCGTCAACCAGGGGCTGTTCGGCGACACGCTCGTGCTGCAGTTCTCTGAGTTCAGCCGGCGCATCGACGAGAACGCCAGCCAGGGCACCGACCACGGCGCCGCCGGCATCATGCTCGCGCTGGGCGGTGGGGTGCGCGGCGGCCTCTACGGCACGGCGCCCAACCTGCGCATCGCGTCCGACAACCCGACGCTCGAGAACAACGGCACCGACGTGCATTTCGACATCGACTTCCGCTCGGCCTACGCGACCGTGATCGACCGCTGGCTCGGCGGCGACGCCGTGTCGGTGCTCGGCGGCGCGTTCGGCGGGGGGCCGGCGTTCCTGTGA